The proteins below are encoded in one region of Styela clava chromosome 4, kaStyClav1.hap1.2, whole genome shotgun sequence:
- the LOC120326382 gene encoding focadhesin-like, whose protein sequence is MTETIKNKLEFPHYFVRIQAIEQLQTSARHKLKTGQKLISELDILWQKSCESNDSNTACACANAIVTLAREGLLDGNKVVSTAVNFSSHAPCISWLLHIIGQLLKLDVLKQVQSCNDAVLYRCPYNFRSPPHPFISILSSSPNAWHLVVLQIENILQIDIDNSDTNLLNGMFAILKPIILYILLNPSTANEVDLCRFRLLTCLFEIIMNEDKRDQKLEFKKTIFHVLEYHDPTTNTLTFYEKAAELNEKNLMLLLKILHFCITTSDACNKLIAMRMLRRMTKDCHFSTVDFELILVAIARFLKTQPVIVLFDVLCWIQSFVELIEDVSSMIVDMLRLTLLQLQLLCSMNVIEPKTKNLLLKVFTSLEEKQSNVANKAFKSSLSEYCILDNYGNEVLSFAITLERISSDPLLWLNSIENLLANNSVDKSDISNITHLLLTLLLNTAKLDIGDEYVSNVFSHTLNCLMKLADANPQCSFSILPVYIYLIKRSDMMIVHRVFYALPSLANHPYCVSPILNILKSMSSSPSLKPLALRLLINVWKNQDRCYPHIQTMISGDVNSIWKKDDNYDLHLVKGLAICTICKDRPHQYGSDMLKIINRLIMTPGQGKCHIGMVSLALEALYFLCESKVLNLKTMWDEVGPHLQKQTEALICAGVLKLLSLVPSFMTDSQEYETFLGITLPWVWNKLNSTDDISIVDAALQSLSHFDYLNFKVKHFPSSLRPQKSDEISEEEYLEKPVPGSCFGKLLLTVNSKNFESFEKLSSSILKQELRSLPRDIHHRAMKSQLQASQPKPLKAIPEFIVNFYERNKQPAMKASLASSLLLCYSTSPELDSSGNPLPKSLVSQGRKVIDILKALLKEVFIEPNNWQSLLWCAHGWKVFMKRCVNIVIVGRLAELNMQKLRDDGDSTEAQEELEQKINTVNLWCRDKIMNVLKAASKGNPSSQGNAVFALAALIIATNTGENDMNEENTAEAKIDTEFLKMSHWTTMAIDTLMSIANPEHIPSGRIMSWCQYRAVSSTGKLSTTQLGKICAIHALPFITLVTMQKHSGKVLEMLAFLRKNDLSEEGITFHSFLALGHILSVIYHENLNDQFTNDGVLLIQKCLEMLYENLNNILKENDKQLQDNLGCLLGFGLAFSSKLQSSDPSFNVAGKEVIFKLKESLKNEDHSPECAQTLATILTWTHLSAFSNGIFANDEVNSLVDILHTVVDENPSKSGLSESLGTLCNGIFLFGEGSISETMNSLFSKWYANLSKGQIPTREKLASITGISALVGANSTLSPVAVDPSMLGSSQYLSKLSGVVKSLRLLARNSDDPGVPTKATILLGHLYMSLESNSSTIGSILPPSYEYLPHTSILKCLYNLCIEAIKPDNVMKGDILDVIMRVISQNSWDFKLPPVNWTSVLSPLLLGSYSETTINSVISILLSQCNHSSACSSLLSIWISMKKFESIPSSAQVMIYQNLDKVIRCQEDLKIADFLELIATRCIDMPWNSDQFQVMRVAIIDGLTKSLRQSSALASGINDMLYNTIEGLFMNLPFMCDNKRHIDVLRKLSECIECLPDANALLSNYEVENALSSNLLKCLFIRCCCTLTGTHPLNMCNNTILKCGKDESIRNESLWIIGQCLCGIGRKEQVHSQIEWLQELMGEIKKIVESSEKLDHGLLDYCINILSMAVAFWSTAGSSLPIMGHYKNSSMILKVQSTCLNDCKHMFPLSLSMLYKSEKWENLIKHMTDWLIMMLQKVNVIGSMQSWEQPFRGALYAAVNTKGYQLPSVWCKVVTAIVKPMLRQDN, encoded by the coding sequence ATGACGGAGACGATTAAAAACAAACTGGAATTTCCTCACTATTTTGTCAGAATTCAAGCTATTGAACAATTGCAGACATCTGCAAGACATAAACTCAAAACTGGACAAAAACTGATTTCAGAATTGGATATTCTATGGCAAAAGTCCTGTGAATCGAATGATTCCAATACAGCATGTGCATGTGCAAATGCGATTGTGACTCTGGCCAGAGAAGGATTGTTGGATGGAAATAAAGTGGTTTCAACAGCAGTGAATTTTTCCTCTCACGCTCCTTGTATTAGTTGGCTGCTTCACATCATTGGTCAATTACTCAAGTTAGATGTTTTGAAACAAGTTCAGTCTTGCAATGATGCTGTTTTATATCGCTGTCCATATAATTTTAGATCTCCACCCCATCCATTTATATCCATTCTTTCAAGCAGTCCGAATGCATGGCATTTAGTGGTCTTGCAAATTGAAAACATATTACAAATTGACATTGATAATTCTGATACAAATCTACTAAATGGAATGTTTGCAATATTAAAACCAATTATTTTGTACATTCTATTAAACCCATCAACTGCAAATGAAGTGGATTTATGCAGATTTAGACTGTTGACCTGTTTATTTGAAATCATCATGAATGAGGACAAAAGGGATCAGAAATTAGAATTCAAGAAAACTATATTTCACGTTCTGGAATATCATGACCCAACAACTAATACacttacattttatgaaaaagcTGCAGAactgaatgaaaaaaatctGATGCTTCTTTTGAAGATATTACATTTCTGTATCACCACATCAGATGCTTGTAATAAATTAATAGCTATGAGAATGCTGAGAAGAATGACAAAAGATTGTCACTTTAGTACTGTGGACTTTGAGCTGATATTGGTTGCTATTGCACGATTCTTAAAAACCCAGCCTGTCATAGTTTTATTTGATGTTCTGTGTTGGATACAATCATTCGTGGAATTAATTGAAGATGTTTCCAGCATGATAGTAGACATGCTAAGACTCACATTGTTGCAGTTGCAGCTTTTGTGTAGCATGAATGTGATAGAACCAAAAACGAAGAATCTTCTTCTCAAGGTATTCACAAGCTTGGAGGAGAAACAATCCAATGTAGCAAATAAAGCATTCAAATCTTCTTTAAGTGAATATTGTATTTTGGATAACTATGGAAATGAAGTATTGTCATTTGCAATTACACTTGAGAGAATTTCTTCAGATCCTCTACTTTGGCTAAACTCAATTGAAAATTTACTCGCAAACAATTCCGTTGATAAAAGTGatatttcaaacattactcattTGTTATTAACCTTGCTGCTGAATACAGCAAAATTGGATATTGGAGATGAGTATGTGTCAAATGTTTTCAGCCACACTTTAAACTGTCTGATGAAACTAGCCGATGCAAACCCTCaatgttcattttcaattttgccagTTTACATATATTTAATCAAGCGTTCTGATATGATGATTGTCCACAGGGTTTTCTATGCACTACCTAGTTTGGCAAACCATCCTTATTGTGTGTCAcccattttaaatattttaaaatcaatgtcaTCTAGTCCATCTCTAAAACCATTGGCACTAAGGCTTTTGATTAATGTTTGGAAGAATCAGGATCGTTGTTATCCACACATACAAACAATGATATCTGGTGATGTGAACAGCATTTGGAAGAAAGATGATAATTATGATTTGCATTTAGTGAAAGGTCTTGCCATTTGTACAATATGTAAAGACCGACCTCATCAATATGGAAGTGATATGCTGAAGATAATAAATCGTTTAATTATGACACCTGGTCAAGGTAAATGCCATATTGGAATGGTTTCACTTGCATTAGAAGCTCTTTACTTTTTATGTGAAAGCAAAgtcttgaatttaaaaacaatgtgGGATGAGGTCGGGCCTCATTTACAAAAACAGACTGAAGCACTCATATGTGCAGGTGTTTTGAAACTTTTATCACTCGTTCCAAGCTTCATGACGGATTCTCAAGAGTATGAAACTTTCCTTGGAATTACTTTACCATGGGTTTGGAATAAACTTAACAGTACAGATGATATCTCAATTGTTGATGCAGCCTTGCAAAGTTTGTCTCACTTtgattatttgaattttaaagttaAGCATTTCCCGTCATCTCTTAGGCCACAAAAAAGTGACGAAATTTCAGAGGAAGAATATCTGGAAAAGCCGGTTCCTGGTTCATGTTTTGGAAAACTTTTACTTACAGTCAACAGTAAAAACTTTgaatcatttgaaaaattatcttCATCAATTCTAAAACAAGAACTGAGAAGTCTTCCGAGGGACATACATCACAGAGCAATGAAATCGCAGTTACAGGCATCACAACCCAAGCCATTGAAAGCTATTCCTGAGTTTATTGTGAATTTCTATGAGCGAAATAAACAACCAGCAATGAAGGCAAGTTTAGCTTCTAGTTTGCTTTTATGTTACTCTACTTCACCAGAATTAGATAGCTCTGGTAATCCACTTCCAAAATCATTGGTCTCACAAGGAAGAAAAGTGATTGACATACTGAAAGCattactgaaagaagtgtttaTTGAGCCAAATAACTGGCAAAGTTTGTTATGGTGTGCACATGGTTGGAAGGTTTTTATGAAGAGATGTGTAAATATTGTGATAGTTGGCAGGCTTGCTGAGCTTAATATGCAAAAATTAAGAGATGATGGTGATTCCACTGAGGCGCAGGAGGAATTGGAACAAAAGATAAACACTGTTAATTTATGGTGCAGAGataaaattatgaatgtttTGAAGGCTGCTTCTAAAGGAAACCCCAGCTCTCAGGGAAATGCTGTATTTGCATTAGCAGCTCTAATTATTGCAACAAACACCGGTGAGAATGATATGAATGAAGAGAATACTGCCGAGGCAAAAATTGACACAGAATTCCTTAAAATGTCACATTGGACAACAATGGCCATTGATACATTAATGAGCATAGCAAATCCGGAACATATTCCAAGTGGAAGAATTATGTCTTGGTGTCAATATAGAGCTGTATCATCCACTGGTAAGCTTAGCACAACTCAATTAGGTAAAATATGTGCTATTCATGCCCTGCCATTCATCACATTGGTTACAATGCAAAAACACAGTGGAAAAGTTCTTGAAATGCTTGCATTCTTGAGAAAGAACGATTTATCAGAAGAAGGCATAACTTTTCACAGCTTTCTTGCCTTGGGCCACATTCTGAGCGTTATCTATCATGAAAACCTGAATGATCAATTCACAAATGACGGTGTGTTACTTATCCAAAAGTGTTTAGAAATgctttatgaaaatttgaacaatATCCTGAAAGAAAATGATAAACAGCTACAGGATAATCTTGGATGCCTGCTTGGTTTTGGGTTAGCTTTTTCATCTAAACTCCAAAGCTCTGATCCATCATTCAATGTCGCTGGTAAagaagtcattttcaaattgaaagaaAGTCTAAAAAATGAAGATCATTCACCTGAATGTGCACAAACACTGGCAACTATTTTGACATGGACTCACCTCTCTGCATTTTCCAATGGTATATTTGCAAATGATGAAGTAAACAGTTTGGTGGATATTCTTCACACTGTTGTAGATGAAAATCCATCTAAATCTGGTCTTAGTGAATCACTAGGAACTTTGTGCAATGGAATTTTTCTTTTTGGTGAGGGTTCAATTAGTGAAACAATGAATTCACTTTTCAGCAAATGGTATGCAAATTTAAGTAAGGGTCAAATACCAACTCGGGAAAAGCTTGCATCTATTACTGGTATAAGTGCCTTGGTCGGGGCAAACTCCACTCTATCCCCTGTTGCTGTGGATCCCTCCATGTTGGGATCCAGTCAGTACTTGTCTAAACTATCTGGTGTTGTGAAATCACTGCGTCTATTAGCAAGGAATTCTGATGATCCGGGAGTTCCTACTAAAGCTACCATACTTTTGGGCCACTTATATATGTCACTAGAAAGCAACAGCAGCACTATTGGTTCCATTTTGCCACCATCCTATGAATACTTACCACATACCAGCATTTTGAAATGTTTATACAATCTTTGTatagaagcaataaaaccagaTAATGTGATGAAAGGTGATATACTCGATGTAATCATGAGAGTTATATCTCAAAATTCGTGGGATTTTAAGCTTCCTCCAGTGAATTGGACTTCGGTGCTTTCTCCTTTGCTTCTAGGTAGTTACAGCGAAACAACAATAAACTCTGTTATATCAATCCTACTTTCACAGTGCAATCATTCATCAGCATGCTCTTCTCTTTTATCGATATGGATttctatgaaaaaatttgaatctatTCCTTCCTCTGCTCAAGTAATGATCTATCAAAATCTGGATAAAGTAATAAGATGTCAGGAAGATTTAAAAATAGCCGACTTTCTTGAGTTAATAGCAACTCGATGTATTGATATGCCTTGGAACTCCGACCAATTTCAAGTAATGCGTGTGGCCATCATAGATGGTTTAACTAAATCATTGAGACAATCTAGTGCTTTGGCTTCTGGTATCAATGATATGTTGTATAACACGATTGAAGGATTGTTTATGAATTTACCTTTTATGTGTGACAATAAAAGACATATAGACGTTTTACGAAAGTTGTCTGAATGCATAGAATGCCTGCCTGATGCCAATGCGTTGCTTTCAAATTACGAAGTTGAAAATGCTCTTTCCAGCAATCTTCTAAAGTGCTTATTTATCAGGTGTTGCTGTACACTTACTGGTACACATCCACTGAACATGTGTAATAATACAATTCTCAAGTGTGGCAAAGATGAAAGTATTCGTAATGAGTCTTTGTGGATCATTGGTCAATGTTTATGTGGTATTGGAAGAAAAGAACAAGTGCATAGCCAGATTGAATGGCTACAAGAACTGATGGGTGAGATTAAGAAAATAGTCGAATCTTCAGAGAAACTCGATCATGGGCTGTTAGATTATTGtattaatatattatctatgGCAGTTGCTTTTTGGTCAACTGCTGGGAGTTCTTTGCCCATTATGGGACACTACAAGAATAGTTCCATGATTTTGAAAGTTCAGTCTACATGTCTAAATGACTGCAAACATATGTTTCCGCTCTCCCTATCAATGTTATACAAGTCCGAGAAATGGGAAAATTTAATAAAGCATATGACTGATTGGTTGATAATGATGTTGCAGAAGGTAAATGTCATTGGTTCAATGCAAAGTTGGGAACAACCATTTAGAGGTGCTCTGTATGCAGCTGTTAATACAAAAGGATACCAATTACCCTCCGTTTGGTGCAAAGTAGTAACTGCAATTGTCAAGCCGATGCTTAGACAAGATAATTGA
- the LOC120326509 gene encoding creatine kinase B-type-like — MPNTNTTKYTANEEFPDLSKHNNHMAKCLTEDIYKKMRSRQTQNGFSIDNVIQTGVDNPGHPFIMTVGCVAGDEESYETFAELFDPVIQARHNGYRKTDKHKTDLNSENLKGGDCLDEKYVLSSRVRTGRSIRGLCLPPHCSRAERRKVEDISCKALGKLDGELNGKYYPLAKMTDEEQEQLINDHFLFDKPVSPLLLSAGMARDWPDARGMWHNDKKNFLVWVNEEDHLRVISMQKGGNMKEVFTRWCQGLGNIEKHMKDLGHEYMWNEHLGYILTCPSNLGTGVRAGVHLKIPLFSQQPKFDEILKKLRLQKRGTGGVDTAAEGGTFDISNADRLGFSEVELVQMVVDGVGFMIECEKKLEEGQSIEEDIQQLQQK; from the exons ATGCCGAACACAAACACAACTAAATACACAGCAAACGAAGAGTTTCCTGATTTATCAAAGCACAATAATCACATGGCAAAATGCCTGACTGAAGATATCTACAAGAAAATGAGGTCTCGACAAACTCAGAATGGATTCAGCATCGATAATGTAATCCAAACTGGAGTCGATAATCCAG GCCATCCATTCATCATGACTGTCGGATGTGTAGCGGGAGATGAAGAGTCTTATGAGACGTTCGCTGAATTATTTGATCCAGTGATTCAAGCCAGACATAACGGATACAGGAAAACAGATAAACATAAGACTGATCTTAATTCGGAAAATTTGAAG GGAGGAGATTGCCTGGATGAAAAATACGTTCTTTCATCTCGTGTACGAACTGGAAGAAGTATCAGAGGTTTGTGTCTTCCACCACATTGCAGTCGTGCAGAAAGAAGAAAAGTGGAAGATATATCTTGTAAAG CTCTTGGAAAACTCGATGGTGAACTGAACGGGAAATATTATCCTCTTGCAAAGATGACAGATGAAGAACAAGAGCAATTGATAAACGATCATTTTCTTTTTGATAAACCTGTTTCACCATTGTTACTCTCCGCTGGAATGGCACGCGACTGGCCCGATGCAAGAGGAATGTG gcACAACGACAAGAAGAACTTTCTTGTTTGGGTAAATGAGGAAGATCATCTCAGAGTTATTTCAATGCAAAAAGGTGGAAACATGAAAGAAGTCTTTACCCGATGGTGTCAAGGACTAGGAAAT ATTGAAAAGCATATGAAAGATCTTGGACATGAGTACATGTGGAATGAACATCTTGGTTACATTCTTACTTGTCCAAGTAATCTGGGCACAGGAGTTCGTGCTGGTGTTCATCTGAAGATTCCACTGTTTTCTCAACAACCAAAGTTCGATGAAATTCTTAAAAAACTTCGTTTGCAAAAACGTGGAACGGGCGGCGTTGACACAGCAGCTGAAGGTGGTACCTTCGATATTTCAAATGCTGATCGTCTCGGTTTCTCCGAAGTGGAACTTGTACAGATGGTTGTGGATGGAGTCGGATTTATGATCGAATGTGAAAAGAAGTTGGAAGAAGGTCAAAGTATTGAAGAGGATATTCAGCAACTTCAACAGAAATAA